AGGACCTGAAATAGGTGTACGCATCTCTGTTCAGAGGGCTTGTCTCTCCTGAGTCCCTGAGTCCTGACCCTGACTGCCCTTCCTGGCAATGTGCTGGGAGGGGCGGAGCGGCCAGTCACCTTCATTCACCATCAGGCACCAACAGTCACCATCAGACACCAACAGTCACCatcagacacacccacacagctGCTTTGTTCCTCTGATAGACTAGAGTAAATGACTGTcgatctctcttcactctctctctctctgctctctgctctctatctctactctctctctctactctctctctctattctctctctctctactctctctctctctattctctctctctctgctctatctctctgctctctctctctgctctctctctactctctctgctctctctctctcaattctctctctgtctcaattctctctctgtctcacacagaaCAATCAATCAACCAGCTACTCAAACAACACCAGCCTCAGATACAGTGGTAGTGTACTGCAGTGGTGACATTGATTCTGAGAGAGCATGCATAGCTATGCATGTGGTGACTTAGTTTTTGTTTCTGAGAGGGTACATAGCTATAGATGTTTAGTGGTCTGAATGCCCTGAGGCGATCTCTGAGGGGTGAAAGGTCAGGACAGTCAATCACAGTGGCCCCTCCATCCCAACATCCTTTGTGTCCATTCAGAGTCCATTCTTCATGAACTTCTTCTGAAAGCCCCCCAACTGCAAGGGGAAGGAACAGacacatgaaagagaggaggaggaggagggaaggaggggaacaGGAGAAAAGGAGGTCAATGAATACACATGACATAGGCTCTCTTCACTGTCATTGAAATGGAgggaaacaaaaacacaaaatggGCAAATTATTTAAAAgggtggagagggaaggggggatggacagagacagtTGAGCAAAAACAGAGGATGTCTTTAAGGCAGTCCATATGTCAAagtggcagaatagatggatgacAGATAGAAGATGTAGTTGCCTTAGGGGGATGTAGATGGATGACAGATAGAAGATGTAGTTGCCTTAGGGGGATGTAGATGGATGACAGATAGAAGATGTAGTTGTCTTTGGTGGGATGTAGATGGTTGACAGATAGAAGATGTAGTTGTCTTAGGGGGATGTAGATGGATGACAGATAGAAGATGTAATTGTCTTTGGTGGGATGTAGATCTATGACAGATAGAAGATGTAGTTGTCTTAGGGGGATGTAGATGGATGACAGATGGAAGATGTAGTTGTCTTAGGGGGATGTAGATGGATGACAGATGGAAGATGTAGTTGTCTTAGGGGGATGTAGATGGATGACAGATAGAAGATTAGGGGGATGATGGGAGTTTCTTGCTTCCACCATCATAGTCTGACAGTCCCAAGCTGAGGAGGTTTTCAGATCATATCCATAATTCATCAGAGTATCAGAGAATGTATTTTATCAGAATGTTGTGTATTttggagtagtgtgtgtgtttgtgtgtgtacccaGGTCtgagtcagtggaggctgctgaggggaagaatGGAGAGAATGGAATATTATCAGAAACATAGAAaccgtgtttgataccattccactccagccattaccacaagcctgtcctccctgattaaggtgccaccaacctcctgtggtcagAGTGTGATTTGTGTATACCTCTATTTTCTGTCCACAGTTCCAGTTTGAAGTGGGTCTGCTTGTGGCGGTGGTgctgtctgtgttggtgtgtctgagtCGTCTGTACACAGGCATGCATTCTGTTCTGGTAAGTCTCTTCTGCTGCTCTGCCCGACAGTACTGTATAAAGTACTGTATAAAACACTCAGACCCAATGCAGGATGTATtattcatactgtatgtctggCTGGCACTCTTAGCTAGGGGGACCTGCCTTTCACTTTGACACTCATCATGCCTTTACATAAGAATACGTAGTTCATCATGACCTGTAAAGAGTTTTTGGAGTAAATATGAGATAACGGAGGTTCCAGAGCAACACTCTGACCAGAGGAAGCTGgtgagaggagctataggaggacatgtCTGGAAAGAAAGAAATGGAACGGTGTCAAACATATAGAAACCACATGTAtgactctgttccattaattCCACTCCAGCCGTTACAATGAGGCTGTCCTCTTATTGCtattcccaccagcctcctctgactcAGACTAGCACTTCATCACCATAAAGAGCACATCACCCTTCAATCAATTATGAATATATCTGTCTAAGCAGTTACAAAAATGTATAACATACATGTATATACTCCCACTCCCTGCTGGTTTCAGGACGTGATCTGTGGTGCTCTAATCTCAGCCACATTAATGTTGGTCACCTATCCATACTGGGAAACCTTCGACCGGCTCCAGCTCAcctccccactctcccccatCGGGGCATTGGTACTGGCTCTCTTCCTGAGCTACACCTACCCTGAGCTGGACCATTACACCACCACGCGGGGGGACACCACCACCATCCTGGGGGTGGGTGCAGGCTGTTCTGTGGGCTACTGGGTAAATGAGAGGCTGGGGGAGACATTTGAACCCCAGGGGGTGCTACCCATACCCCTGCCAGCACTAACACTGGGTGGCTTAGCCCTGGCCAGCTCCCGCTTTGTGGTGGGTGTCGTGGCGTTGGTGGCAACTCGACAGATAATGAAGACAGCCAGTCTGTGGGTGCTGTGCTCCTGGTATGGAGTGTCAGTCAAAGACATAGACGCCAGGAGAAGGAAGGAGATCGAGGTGCCATATAAATTCACCACCTATACTTCTATAGGCCTGGTCCACTCTATTCTGGTCAATAGACTGTTCATAGTACTGGGACTGCTATGACCCAATGCTTTTATGAACTgttaaaatatatacactaccattcaaaagtttggggtcacttagaaaacagtatcaaacacagtttctgtgaagggagtaggacgcagcgttgtacaagatcttcagtttctgtgaagggaggagtacacaagatcttcagtttcttggcaatttctcacatggaataaccTTTATTTCTCAgatcaagaatagactgacaagtttcagaagaaaggtctttgtttctagccattttgagcctgtaatcaaacccacaaatactgatgctccagatacaactagtctaaaggccagtttaatcgcttctttaaatcagcacaaccATTTtgaactgtgctaacataattgcaaaggattttataatgatcaattagccttttaaaatgataaacttagattagctaacacaatgtgccattggaacacaggagtgatggttgttgagAATGGGTctttgtacgcctatgtagatattccattttaaaaaatctgctgtttccagctacaatagtcatttacaacatgaacaatgtctacactgtctttctgatcaatttgatgttattttaatggacaaaaaaaaaagtgctttactttaaaaaacaaggacatttcagagtgaccccaaacttttgaacagtagtgtaaatATAAGACATTCTAGGATCCGGTCATCATTCAAGTGTTGTGTAAGAATGTTCTGACATTTACATTTCTTTTTATACATCTGACATTGATTCTATATTTTTCACATATCGTGAATCTTTGAAAGACTGAAGACTAATAAAAAGACTCCATGATCTTATTTAACGTGGTTACTTGCCTTAGTTATTTCTGACTTCACCATCACACGGAAACAGACCTAAGCAAACACCTGCAGTTACAGTAGTGTATCGTATGTCACCGAGTTCATGTCCTGTTGTATCAAGTAGATGAAGCTCCACCCCAGACCATTAACTCACCTAACAAGACCATACCAGTTGGACACACCACAAGGAAACCTGTTGAACCACAGCTTTGTGGCTTCCTGTTATTTACACTCATACAGTGTATTAGGCCTATATGCTGTATGACAAACCTTTAAAATGTAAATGACCTGAATCGATACAATTGCTCAGAGCAATGTCTTTACATTGTATAGTACAGCATATTGGTTAAAGCTCAAATGAAGCAGGACTGAGATTAATTCAGAAACACAGGACTGAGTCACAGGCTGACATCTCATATTCACTTTAATTACCATGGAGATAAAAATACAGCCACATCCTTTGTATATACCAGCCTACAATTTCTATGGTTACTTCATACACTGTTGTACATTTGTCAACAGAAATACCAGCATGATATAAACTGAACAATTTATTTGGGGCTGAATCCTTACTTTCGCACATATCTCAAGCTCGCAATGtgatgtcaatgggagatttGCGTGAAAATGTGAGCTCAGCTGTGGCAGGCTGGACTGTACTCTGCTGGAGCTGGGAAAGCCTGTGTTGAGATGGACTGAGCATGAGTAGGTGAGTTCGGTGGTGTTACAGGTTCAggcgtgtgtctgcgtgtgacGTCACAGGAAGTGCTCAATGTCGATGTCCAGGGCGGAGCATGGCATGGTGAGCTCAAAGCGGTTGATGACATCAGGGTGAAGGACCCCGAGGCGTCCTATGCTCTTCCCGCACGCAAAGATCTCAGCACAGCGACCAGGGAAGAAGGTGGAATCTGAAAGAaaagaggggaaacagaggggggttgggaaggaaggaaaggtgAAGAGGATCCACTGAAAATAAACATAAGAAATGTAGTCTCTGAATAAATGTTTCTACACAGACAAGACACCTAAGATCCGTCTCATTTTGGCTTGAACTATTCTCAGATGTGAGACAACtcattgatttgtttaaaacactGACCGCTAGAGCCTGTTCAAGGAAGAGACCAGCTAGGCTCAGGGTTGCCATGACtccagttccacagacatgttacGTTCCTAcgctgttctgttctcttctccaTGGTGCTTCAGGTCTTCCCACACTAAAAGCTAATGTACTCCTGAGCCACCGTTCAGATACTTACTCATAACTAGCAACAGAAAAATCTCTGCAtgatctgtgtgtgtcttccaggGCAGCACCATGACACCCAGTCATTAAAAATGCTACACTAATAGCCAGACAGCCAGCCTGACAAGTGACAACCTATTCCACCAACCCTGAAAACCCTCTTCAGATTCATTCTCACTGAGCCAAGGTCAACACTAACCAGACAGTCAGGAGGGTACAGCATGCCTTTAACAGTGAATGGGAAGGGCTGAATTTGACACAGTTAAGTGAAACGTGGGCATCTGCTCCTTAAGAGGCTCTCCTTCCGCTAACTCCCTAACCACTCAGCCCTACACCGCATGGCTATGAGTGAGACAACTGAccgctctcgctctctgcatAATAGTGTGTAAATGTGACAGTCTGCGTGTTTTCTGgagctgtgagtgtgtgtttcaggcagTCTAAATGCCCATGGATCTCCCTGTAAACCCAGGGAGGCGCATGCAGTCTGACTCCCACTGCTGACGACACACTCGCTTACCCTCCACACCCCTGCACTCCCTCTTCAACCCTTCCTCATCCCTCTTTCTGTGGTCCTTGAGCCCATCCATTTCCCCACAGATTGTGCCAGGAGACACACATCCTgtggtgagtgagtgaggtggagtgagagagacacagatgggAGGGATTGGAGCTAATTGAGCCCTGCAGAACCCACAGCTCATAAAAACACTGATTTGTGGAACAAGTTTCATGAGTGCAATGGGAAAACATTCACTTCACTAGTGGACAAAATACCCCCTAAAATAATTTCCACTGGAAATACAGCCACAGCTGTACTGTAGGTTGAGGGTAGGTGTGAACTGTGAAACCATGATATGGGTTTTAGTTTTATACCACTTCCTTTCCTTGCTTCCTTTCCTTTATGACCACTGACTTAGACAagcttgtttttattttttttctccccaatttcatgatatccaattgcgatcttgtctcatcactgcaactctccaacaggctcgggagaagtgaaggtcgagtcatgcgtcctccgaaacatgacccaccaagccGTGCTGCTTAACACCtacctgcttaacccggaagccagccgcaccaatgtgtctgaggaaacgccgttcaactgacgaccgaaatCAGCTTGCAGATGACCAGCCACAAGATCGAagcccaggctgtagtgacgccacaacactgcaatgcagtgccttagaccgctgcgccactcgggaggctagTTGGACCGGTTTGACACGGCAGTTGAAAGCACCATGGTGAAAACTGAAAACCTATCCAGAGCTTTCACCAATCAGTTGCC
Above is a window of Oncorhynchus kisutch isolate 150728-3 linkage group LG18, Okis_V2, whole genome shotgun sequence DNA encoding:
- the sgpp2 gene encoding sphingosine-1-phosphate phosphatase 2, whose amino-acid sequence is MLKLLKHLHGSELVAKFQRACGLFLIEAAHQNGNWVHPPRKSPLIDAEAPHQLDRLRCGNGHVITNEKDSNSNDKHKENGYSVGVSSRPQYEVRNRLLYFLFLVSAGLGHEVFYITFPPCLHWNLDPFLCRRLVNIWTMVMYIGQALKDVLKLPRPLSPPVVKLEKRVDAEYGLPSTHVMATTAIFFTLLLSAPSRVQFQFEVGLLVAVVLSVLVCLSRLYTGMHSVLDVICGALISATLMLVTYPYWETFDRLQLTSPLSPIGALVLALFLSYTYPELDHYTTTRGDTTTILGVGAGCSVGYWVNERLGETFEPQGVLPIPLPALTLGGLALASSRFVVGVVALVATRQIMKTASLWVLCSWYGVSVKDIDARRRKEIEVPYKFTTYTSIGLVHSILVNRLFIVLGLL